A window of Thermococcus sp. EP1 genomic DNA:
CTATAGTATTGAATACAAAATTCATTGAAGAGGACTCTAAGTTAATAAAACAAATAATGATTTTATCAGTTATTACTGGATTTGGGGTATTAATCTGGCCTTATCTCTTATTAATCCCAGTTTTCATGTTTCTTGCACTTCCAACAAAATCTATGAAGAATTATCTGTATTTGGGTCTTACTGCGGCAATATTCCTTGCAGGTAGGAGTTACTTTAACGTCCCTCTCCCTGAATGGCCACTTGTTGTACGTTTTGATTATTTGATAGTATTTATGAAAGAGGGCATTGTACAGCTTATTTTAATTTCTTATGTTCTCTTCAGATTTAGAAGGTCAATACTAAGAATGAAAGGAGGCAAAGCGCTATTACTTTGGCTTTTCCTATCCTACTTGGTACTTGGGTTGGCAATTCCTGAGGTTATGCTTGCACTTATCTTGGTATCTTCTGGACTTGCTGTAAGGTTGATTACCGAGCTTTATCTGACTTGAAAAGCCCCTTGCTCTAAAGATAATCGCCTGGGAATTTTATTGCCCCGAAGACTGCCGGTTTTAAATACGGTCCAATCTCTTTTATTATTCCTGGGGCTTGAGTACCTTTTTTGAGAACTAGTAAAGTCTCCATTAATCCAAGTTCTTCTAAACGTATTACATCTCGTGAATGGCCTGTTTCAATGAGAGCTTTTTCAACATTCTCACTTACTGTCCCAGCAATAAAAATCTTGTCATGGCCATCATTCAACCATTTGTTTATCTTTGTGAGCTGTCTTTTTGTAAATTCTACTTCAATTTCTCTTGTTCCAAATTCTACCTTCTTTACCTCGACTTCAACTGGAAGATAATCTATCCACCCAAATTCTCTTATCATCCGCCTAACGGGTTTTTCTCCAAAGGTGGACTTGAGGTAGTAAAGTGGAATGAGAGCGTCCTTTGGAACAGGCGAGAAAATCCCTATATCAACATAAACACCATATCCTATTTTCCCTAGGTCAACAAAACGACCTTTATATATTCTTCCTTCTTTGATAGTACTGAGTTTGTAGGGAATTTCCCCAAATTCCTCCCTAATGAGGTTCGCAGAAACCTCCTCGTCTTCTCCTTCTAGGGATATTTTTGCCCATTGTCTTTGGGT
This region includes:
- a CDS encoding DUF2110 family protein, with protein sequence MEIVILEKIYGDRSGFEKLDRKLKSLIGDLEISWKVGITQRQWAKISLEGEDEEVSANLIREEFGEIPYKLSTIKEGRIYKGRFVDLGKIGYGVYVDIGIFSPVPKDALIPLYYLKSTFGEKPVRRMIREFGWIDYLPVEVEVKKVEFGTREIEVEFTKRQLTKINKWLNDGHDKIFIAGTVSENVEKALIETGHSRDVIRLEELGLMETLLVLKKGTQAPGIIKEIGPYLKPAVFGAIKFPGDYL